The Hordeum vulgare subsp. vulgare chromosome 4H, MorexV3_pseudomolecules_assembly, whole genome shotgun sequence genomic interval TGATTAAGGCTAAGTACTTTAGGAGAGTTGATGTGACATCTATCTCCAACAAGTTTTCCGATTCTCCTATTTGGAAGGCTATTATGAAAGTTAAGCCGCATTATATGGCTGGTAGAGAGGTGATTTTGAGATCTGGTAATGTGACTAGATTGTGGCATGATTCAGTGAATGATACTCCTCCCTTAAAAAATGTGTATTCGGAATTGTTTTATATTTGTAATAATCAGGATATTACCGTGAGGGATTATAAAGCCTGGGAGGGAGGTGATCTGTTTAGGAGACAACTGACACCTATTATGGCGGGCCAATTGGCAGAGCTGAATGCGGTGGTAGATCAGTGGGTTTTAAGTGATGATCCGGACCAGGTTAGATGGAAGTTTGGAAAAAGGTTTTCTACTAAATCTATATATGAGCATTTGGAGAAAAATATTGCTGGTTGTGATTTTCACTGGATCTGGAGTGCAAAAATACCTCTTAAAATTCAAATTTTCCTGTGGCAGCTATTTCAGGATGCTATTCTCACAAGAGATGTGATGAATAGGAGGAAATGGAAAGGTAACCCTAGATGTTCTTTTTGCTCAGAAAGGGAGACTTCACAGCATTTGTGTTTCTCCTGCCCTGTGGCTAGAGTGGTTTGGAGAACAGTAGGGTGTATGCTGGGACCAGTAATGACCCTGATAATTTGTGGCAATTTTATGCTTGGTGTTTTACTTACATGCCGAATGGTGCCAGATTTTATACTTTTGGTTTAGCTGCTGTTTGCTGGGCATTGTGAAACTGCCGCAATAGCACGACGTTTGAGAGGAAAAAGTTGGGGTCTCCTTTTGATGTGGTCTATTCTACTTGTGGATTCCTGACGTATTGGGCAGGACTCCTTACAGGGGATGATAAGCTGGCGATGGAGAGGGGCGCAAAGATGCTGAAGATGAACGCGTCAAATATGCTGAGGATATGCGCGGCCCCAGAAGATGGTTGCTGATGGTTGGAGTTGCTGGCGATTAGTGCTTCTGGTGATGATCTCCCATGTGAGGAGTTATCTCAGGCGTAGACTTGTGTAATGGGCTATTTTGCAACTTGTCTCTTCAAACTTGGTAGTGGTTTTTATGCGTGTTATGGGTGTTCTTGGGTTTTTGCCCTACGATAGACTGCTCGATGATGAGTGTCTATGTATAGGTTTTCCAGAAATGCTCTGAACTCGCACCCCTTTTTCTGGTTTCCTTTTTTGAATGTTAGAGAATTGTATTTCCGTTATGTGAGTAATGGAAAAGGGGTTGTCCGGttcaaaaaaaaatatttgttGCAGTGGGCCTCTACTATAGAACCGAAAATAAGAAGCCCGAAAATAAGAAGCCCGTAAACGGCGAGGTAAACCGGCGCCTCCTCATCCGCCATTCCGTCGAGCAACTCAGACGCGCCGCCGTTTGCTATGCTTCTCCGACCTCGCCCCTTCCTCCTGCAGGTCCTCACGCCCCTTCCCTTCTCCCGCGCCCCCCTCGCCGTCCGCCGCACGCTCTCAGCGCCCGCTGCTGCGGCAGCCGGGGCCGCCCCCCGTGGCGATGCGCCCGCGCCGGCGCGAACCCGCCACAAGAATTCCCGGAAGGCCGAGCCGCCTAGGGTGCCCGCGAATACGGCGCTGTTCTTCCCGCCGGGGGTTGAGCGGGACGCGGACGTGACGGCGGAGATGGTGATTCCGGGGTCGAACATCGTGGTGGGGCCGTACGCCGGGGACGCGAGGGTAAAGGAGGCCGAGTTCATCGGGTGCAGCGCGCACGCGCGGGACTGCCCCAAGGACGACCGCCCCGAGTTTGCCGTCCTCGGCCGCTCCAACGTTGGCAAGTCCTCCCTCATCAATTCACTCACCCGCCGCAAGGAAGCCGCACTCACCTCCAAGAAACCTGGTAATCATCTTCATTCCTTCCTTTGGTTGTAGAGACGGTCTTAGTTTCATTTTGTATGCAGTTATTCAGTGAGTTGCTGGTTTGTGGCACTATCTCTGTAGTGCCCGACATACAAAATGTGTCTGTTTCCCTCTAGAATAGTTGAAATTGCCAAATTAGGTTGGTCTTCATGATTCATGTGTTCGAGTAATTGCTCTAGGCTTGAGATGAAAATGTTATTATGCTGCAGACTTGGTAATGCTtagggatgaaaatggagtggaaactttccgcttttctggaggaaaaatgaaaacggaGAGGAAATATGAAAGCGGAAATGGAAATTTGCAAAACGGAAATGGAAATGGAAATTTTAATGCGAAAACGGAAACAAAAACGGAATAGTGTTTTCCGATGGAACATGTGTGGAAATGGAACTTTTCGTTTCCGTGAATATGGAATTTCCCATTTTTACTATAGGCCTACGGCTGCTTTGTAGCCCAATCATCAAATAACACACAATGACACAATGAGCATAATGGATCATATAAGGCCCAACTTATACTACCATATATGTACTCAGCTAGACCCTATACACAATTGTCATGTACTAATACAATACTAGGATATGTTGCTAACATAATCGAATTATTTTATAGACATGTTAGCAATTCATTAATTCTTGTTGTTGTCTGTATTACTCTATGATTCAAGGGGTTTTAAAGTTCTGGTCAACGTCCACTTCTATTTCTGTATCCG includes:
- the LOC123449249 gene encoding GTP-binding protein At2g22870; translated protein: MLLRPRPFLLQVLTPLPFSRAPLAVRRTLSAPAAAAAGAAPRGDAPAPARTRHKNSRKAEPPRVPANTALFFPPGVERDADVTAEMVIPGSNIVVGPYAGDARVKEAEFIGCSAHARDCPKDDRPEFAVLGRSNVGKSSLINSLTRRKEAALTSKKPGKTQTINHHLINKSWYLVDLPGYGFAAASKTARMDWSSFTKGYFLNRDSLVGVLLLVDASVPTQQIDLDCANWLGRNNVGLTFVFTKCDKVKKGKGGRPDENIKEFLENIGSLYPRPPPWIMTSSTTGLGREGLLLHMSQLRNYWDNEAT